aaaaaaatatacatgaacTTCTACTTTACAATTATGTCTAAGGTTTTAGGGACCCAGATAAATACGTACCCTTTTATTGCTAAATTGGGGGTTTTAGTTGTTCACCTTCAGATTACTTTTACGCAATATaatcaggggtgaaagtaaaCCGGTACGGTctggtactgcgtaccactaaaagattctgtgctggtacgcagtacctggaagagggggagcagctgtctgctgtaaagccatcATTTAGAACGAGTCatggctgcactttgggtcagaatagatccgctagcaataagcagtctcaAACacaacttaatcagttaataaatagttttttttttctcatttcaaattatttATGAACTGTTCGTGCTATTCTGGAGCCTCAATTCTCTAGCTTCTCCCCCCTCGGAGCTCGAGGTTTTCTCAATGGCCAGCCTTTACTactttaacctgttaactggccacgACCACGGGAcatatgtagtgcattttatatggcaggctagaccctcccattttgattgacacctcatttgacCAATttgattaatcgatggaataatcgatagaatactcgattactaaaataatcgataatTGCTGCCCTTATGAAATTttcaacataccataagccaatgcatcaccttctcacataggagcaacaggattcaggtgatagagcgattgttgtgtgagagactgttgacttatgtaaaatgtatccagacattttaaaacaattgttttgttttgtttttttttttaaaaaaagaatggaTTTGTATTGGTATCTGCAGatatccaaatttaaaatattgatatcggacataaaaaaagtggtatcatgccatccctagtatgtatatttttgatCCCGTGTCGATTGCAGAAGGTTCAAGGCCATCTGGTGGCTGAGAGTTTGCAAGTAAGAAGATAAcagtacatacatacatacagttgTACTGCTCTTTCACTAACTGAACTattgtttttacacattttataaGTCACacaccacaattttttttactttttttttgtaaagtgttTCATGATTTAACTTTCAAATGTGAGtgcaaaatattttagaaactTTAAAGGAAACAGGAATACATCCAggattttaataaatgtattctttattttttcaataacatcaaaacatttttaaatcttgACTTTCTATTTTGTTAACTTTCTATTCTCTCTGAGCTCTGTTGAAATGGGTGGAAGCATTGTGAAGATGAGAAGAAACTGGGCTGTGATGCTGTTGTTTCCATCAGCTAAGAGATCCAGATCAGAGAGATCAGTGGTGCCACCAAGAGCAGAATGCTGGCAGTTGTACTGCTGGCCCTGTTGCAGAGGTCACCCTGGCAACAGCTGATTTTTCCTGCAATGACTCCTGTCATTTGTGCTGATTGCACGCTAGAGCAAATCAGCTCGGAAGCACAGCCTTTTACAGTTGCCTTTTCTCCTCCCATAGTCGCtgtggaaatgaaaataattttactgTGCTGCAAGTTTTAACAGAGGAATCACTGAACATTCCTCTGAGTAGAGGAAGAACAGACATGCAGACACTTAATGCTGCAGGCTTGTTACCTTTTGCTGAGATGCAGTAGTCTTCATTTCCATTGCAGTTTAGAGTTTTGGTGCAACCTTGCCCATCACATTGAAAGCATTTTTTCCCATTTGGAGAGGGTATGCTGCCATCTGTGAAATACAGAATTATATGTAATATTTGTTTCCCTGCTTATTTTagcagtgcaggaaaaaaaaactgcagttatattttttaaaaaatgtatatagaTTATTAATATGTTTGTCTGACTTTAACAAGATCATTTTGAAATGCTGAAAcgttttactgtttttactgtctgtGACGATGAGAAGCTCAATCACAAACTTTTCACAGATGGGGTTTCCACACCCTCAGCCCATCAGGTGAACATGGTGATTGAGGGAAAATAAATTTTCCTCATTCTGACTCACTTTGGAATTTACTCTACAAACTCAgtaaaattaaattcaattcaattttatttatatagcgccaaatcacaacaaacagtcgcctcaaggcgctttgtattgcaggtaaagaccctacaataatacagagaaaacccaacagtcaaaacgatcccctatgagcagcacttggcgacagtgggaaggaaaaactcccttttaacaggaagaaacctccagcagaaccaggctcagggaggggcagccatctgccacaactggttgggctgaggggagaggaaaaaaagacacgctgtggaagagagccagagattaataacaattaatgattaaatgcagagtggagtataaacaaagtaaataaggtgaatgaaaagaagcagtgcattatgggaaccccccagcagcc
This window of the Archocentrus centrarchus isolate MPI-CPG fArcCen1 chromosome 16, fArcCen1, whole genome shotgun sequence genome carries:
- the LOC115795127 gene encoding urokinase plasminogen activator surface receptor-like isoform X2; amino-acid sequence: MQILLLILGTVLLPKACALKCYECTPELSGSCTQTTKECPSSTQCGSIRMISYAGGSKLADIKMKSCALAEQCVNGSVNFGVATTVLTSSCCSSDLCNSQDAPDGSIPSPNGKKCFQCDGQGCTKTLNCNGNEDYCISAKATMGGEKATVKGCASELICSSVQSAQMTGVIAGKISCCQGDLCNRASSTTASILLLVAPLISLIWIS
- the LOC115795127 gene encoding urokinase plasminogen activator surface receptor-like isoform X1, producing MQILLLILGTVLLPKAACALKCYECTPELSGSCTQTTKECPSSTQCGSIRMISYAGGSKLADIKMKSCALAEQCVNGSVNFGVATTVLTSSCCSSDLCNSQDAPDGSIPSPNGKKCFQCDGQGCTKTLNCNGNEDYCISAKATMGGEKATVKGCASELICSSVQSAQMTGVIAGKISCCQGDLCNRASSTTASILLLVAPLISLIWIS